One segment of Sulfobacillus thermosulfidooxidans DSM 9293 DNA contains the following:
- a CDS encoding 2-phosphosulfolactate phosphatase: protein MSIIRSVDVIFRWQDDLPPLDQKAVVVIDTLRATTTMATILERGALAVLPIGDVHQAFRLRSQYPNTLLGGERNNVPLPGFDGGNSPFDYPASVVQDRRVVLTTTNGTQAVERVASAPWVALGALVNAKACADWQMQAENQGLIVCAGTEGHLALEDVLAAGALVNYWPETARSDSAQLAYALFDQWRHNLVEGIRHASHAKTLIAQGLERDVEFAASLNIYSRVPIRQKDNWFIAE from the coding sequence GTGTCAATCATCCGCTCAGTTGACGTAATATTTCGTTGGCAAGACGATCTCCCTCCGCTTGACCAAAAGGCCGTGGTCGTTATTGATACATTGCGAGCCACAACGACCATGGCGACCATTTTAGAACGGGGCGCCCTGGCGGTTTTGCCCATTGGAGATGTTCATCAGGCTTTCAGGTTGCGTTCCCAATATCCCAACACATTATTAGGAGGAGAACGGAACAATGTTCCGCTTCCCGGATTTGATGGGGGTAATTCGCCATTTGATTACCCTGCTTCCGTAGTGCAAGACCGCCGTGTCGTTTTGACGACGACGAACGGAACGCAAGCAGTCGAACGGGTTGCATCAGCGCCGTGGGTTGCGTTGGGGGCATTGGTTAATGCCAAGGCCTGTGCCGATTGGCAAATGCAGGCTGAGAATCAGGGTTTGATTGTTTGTGCAGGAACGGAAGGACACCTGGCCTTAGAAGATGTTCTCGCAGCTGGAGCATTGGTCAATTATTGGCCGGAAACGGCGCGCAGTGATAGTGCGCAATTGGCATATGCGTTATTTGACCAATGGCGCCATAATCTTGTAGAAGGTATACGCCATGCATCCCATGCTAAAACCTTGATCGCACAAGGATTGGAACGCGACGTTGAATTTGCCGCATCGTTAAACATCTACTCTCGCGTTCCCATACGACAAAAAGACAACTGGTTTATTGCTGAATAA
- the rsmD gene encoding 16S rRNA (guanine(966)-N(2))-methyltransferase RsmD — protein MRASIKEKGRYSIRIVGGRFSGLRIIAPSGQLTRPTGERVREAVFNSLQGWISGARVLDLYAGSGAMGLESLSWGASYCLFVEPNRQALNAIRTNILHLNVKEMTELWSMTAEQAVERLQALDARFDLIICDPPWRQGLSPMVRMGLVHLLMDDGIALIEHPSGTDFGPFEGLHLSKQRKYGGTTLSYWVHEDSLALPES, from the coding sequence ATCAGGGCATCCATTAAAGAGAAAGGACGTTATTCGATTCGCATCGTAGGAGGACGGTTTTCAGGCCTTCGCATTATAGCACCGAGCGGTCAATTGACACGGCCAACAGGTGAAAGAGTGCGGGAGGCCGTATTCAATAGTCTTCAGGGCTGGATATCAGGCGCCCGTGTGCTAGACCTGTATGCTGGCAGTGGAGCCATGGGATTAGAAAGTCTCTCATGGGGGGCTAGCTATTGCCTATTCGTTGAACCGAACCGCCAGGCTCTGAACGCTATCCGAACGAATATCCTTCACCTCAATGTAAAAGAAATGACCGAATTATGGTCCATGACTGCAGAACAAGCAGTAGAACGGTTGCAAGCACTAGATGCCAGATTTGATTTAATTATTTGTGATCCTCCTTGGCGTCAAGGACTCAGTCCAATGGTGCGAATGGGCCTGGTGCATTTATTAATGGATGACGGCATCGCGTTAATCGAACATCCCTCAGGTACTGATTTTGGGCCGTTTGAAGGCTTACATTTGTCAAAACAACGGAAATATGGAGGCACAACTTTAAGCTATTGGGTTCATGAGGACTCATTGGCATTACCGGAGTCATGA
- a CDS encoding substrate-binding domain-containing protein produces the protein MSPLSLGNIIRLERHRKHLTQSQLAALLGISRQTLIHMEQDKVSIPFHIMARLQKILDLSLDHLATLLHAPDSWRWFPDPPTHSGPVVAAIVFDQLIVAPTLSTLTQDVSNGWWDATTQTIHWYSQEAVLSQIFVAGCDPFLPWLTRSFHENHSAFRLIPFAMSSQKAFNALRSGLIHLAGSHLYDPQLRKYNQLSTDQEKWAYTGYLEWEEGRVFSNKNPDPLFWALREPGSEALALWERQHHGDPAHCHIQHFLSHPDLIRFVQSSGHQGVSIGSLAHLYGLSFEPWALEQYEWVCHPGAVNTPWFKAFISVLQHTSLSQQLAVLPHQRCFNWAQVRMD, from the coding sequence ATGTCTCCTCTATCGCTTGGTAACATTATTCGACTCGAACGTCACCGTAAACATCTCACCCAGTCACAGTTAGCCGCACTGCTAGGCATATCTCGGCAAACACTGATTCACATGGAGCAAGATAAAGTGAGTATCCCGTTTCATATCATGGCGCGCTTGCAAAAAATTCTTGATTTGTCTTTAGATCATCTTGCAACGCTGCTTCATGCACCGGATTCGTGGAGGTGGTTTCCGGATCCTCCGACTCATTCTGGCCCCGTTGTCGCGGCCATCGTCTTCGACCAGCTCATTGTGGCTCCCACATTGTCCACATTGACGCAAGATGTGAGTAACGGATGGTGGGATGCGACCACGCAAACAATTCATTGGTATTCGCAAGAGGCCGTGCTCTCTCAAATCTTTGTAGCGGGATGTGATCCCTTTTTACCGTGGCTGACCCGAAGTTTCCACGAAAATCACAGCGCTTTCCGCTTGATTCCCTTTGCCATGTCGAGCCAAAAAGCCTTTAATGCCTTACGCAGTGGATTGATACATCTGGCGGGTTCACACTTGTATGACCCGCAACTCCGCAAGTATAACCAATTGAGCACGGACCAAGAAAAGTGGGCCTATACCGGATATCTTGAGTGGGAAGAAGGGCGGGTATTTTCTAATAAAAATCCAGACCCATTATTTTGGGCATTACGAGAACCCGGTAGCGAGGCCCTGGCTCTTTGGGAAAGACAGCATCACGGTGATCCGGCTCACTGTCATATACAACACTTTTTATCCCATCCCGATCTGATTCGTTTTGTGCAATCATCGGGTCACCAAGGCGTGTCCATAGGAAGTCTTGCTCATCTATACGGATTGTCATTTGAGCCTTGGGCACTGGAACAATACGAGTGGGTGTGTCATCCTGGTGCGGTTAACACGCCGTGGTTTAAGGCCTTTATCAGTGTCCTCCAACACACGTCTTTATCACAGCAACTCGCGGTTCTCCCTCATCAACGATGTTTTAACTGGGCGCAGGTTCGCATGGATTAA
- a CDS encoding polysaccharide deacetylase family protein, with amino-acid sequence MMGFFTLSVRRLWRHWKLVLSVMLLLIGMGEWHRSQAASARGGNNPHITWYVQTHQKVVALTFDDGPWKSSTPEILHILKHYHAVATFFVVGEQVVRNPQIVRQEIKDKMEVGNHTYAHINLVRHSYAEDVADLEQANRVIKQATGITPSLLRTPYGTYNRTVLKAASALHLHLVMWSWTEDTRDWSNPGVETIVSRVLSHIQPGDIVLFHDGGSDRKQTIEALPIILKDLRLRGYRFVTVSQLMKMH; translated from the coding sequence ATGATGGGATTTTTTACATTATCGGTTCGGCGTCTATGGCGTCACTGGAAATTGGTACTTTCGGTGATGCTCTTGTTAATTGGCATGGGTGAGTGGCATCGTAGTCAAGCGGCTTCGGCTCGCGGTGGTAATAATCCGCATATTACCTGGTATGTTCAAACGCACCAAAAAGTCGTGGCTTTAACTTTTGATGATGGACCATGGAAATCGTCAACACCAGAAATTTTACATATATTGAAACACTACCATGCCGTGGCCACATTTTTTGTTGTCGGAGAGCAAGTTGTCCGGAATCCCCAAATTGTGCGGCAGGAAATTAAGGACAAGATGGAAGTTGGTAATCATACCTATGCCCATATTAATCTAGTTCGCCATAGTTATGCCGAAGATGTCGCGGATCTCGAACAAGCGAATCGTGTTATTAAACAGGCGACGGGGATTACCCCGAGTTTACTCAGAACTCCTTATGGAACCTATAACCGTACGGTATTAAAAGCGGCTTCTGCCCTGCATCTCCATTTAGTAATGTGGTCATGGACAGAAGATACCCGGGACTGGTCTAATCCTGGCGTGGAGACGATCGTCAGCCGCGTTCTTAGTCATATTCAGCCTGGTGACATTGTTTTGTTTCATGACGGGGGATCCGATCGCAAACAGACCATTGAAGCCTTGCCAATCATCCTTAAGGATTTGCGCCTGCGTGGTTACCGCTTTGTTACTGTCTCGCAATTGATGAAGATGCATTAA
- a CDS encoding ABC transporter permease subunit has protein sequence MLKKAAWGISMVVLVIAALPVGLLFLEGSRFFSSAIKSPGALSALFTTLTSGLIALGLCFVLGLPTAYWLRSQSSPVIKQVAAVLLVLALLMPPLVLGLVLAFIMAPTTLIGSWFNLVHSASNTFPALVLAEVYEALPYFILTAWSALSMIPRQWEEEAWSLHKTPWQTFRFVLWPASRPGLMTATAMAWARIVGAFGAPVVVAYHPTALPVQIWITIEESGLPQALALALWLVLIGLPLPAWLTWRKGGVI, from the coding sequence ATGCTTAAGAAAGCAGCTTGGGGAATCAGCATGGTCGTATTAGTCATCGCCGCCTTACCTGTCGGTCTGTTGTTTTTAGAAGGTTCCCGATTTTTTAGCAGCGCAATAAAATCCCCAGGCGCTTTATCGGCATTGTTCACGACCTTGACTTCAGGACTCATCGCTCTAGGATTATGTTTTGTTTTGGGTCTGCCCACCGCCTATTGGCTACGCAGCCAGTCGTCCCCTGTTATTAAGCAAGTGGCTGCAGTGCTATTAGTATTGGCTTTATTAATGCCGCCTTTAGTGCTGGGATTGGTATTAGCCTTTATTATGGCACCGACAACTCTAATAGGTTCCTGGTTCAACCTTGTTCACAGCGCTTCCAATACTTTTCCCGCTCTGGTTTTGGCTGAAGTCTATGAAGCTCTTCCTTATTTCATACTTACAGCTTGGAGCGCTCTCAGTATGATTCCTCGGCAGTGGGAAGAAGAAGCCTGGAGCCTACATAAAACACCATGGCAAACCTTTCGTTTCGTATTGTGGCCGGCTTCAAGGCCAGGACTCATGACCGCAACGGCCATGGCGTGGGCCCGAATCGTCGGAGCCTTTGGCGCTCCCGTAGTCGTCGCGTATCATCCGACGGCCTTACCCGTCCAAATCTGGATCACAATTGAGGAATCTGGTCTGCCCCAGGCTCTGGCATTAGCATTATGGCTTGTTTTAATCGGATTACCGCTACCGGCATGGCTAACGTGGCGAAAAGGAGGGGTCATATGA
- a CDS encoding phosphosulfolactate synthase: MSKQDKAWFDILDFPHPDRTEKPRQRGLTMVIDKGLGLTDTRDLMELASDYVDQVKLTFGTSAFYKTRLLRQKIELVKSYGVDIFPGGTFLELALLQGRVVEYFDRARELGFTGIEISDGTISLDQETRWQTIQLARAYGFSLVLSEVGKKDVRDKVTGLALWQQVNHDLEAGADTVIVEGRESGEGVVIYDDEGRVIEEELQELVSHITDPSRILWEAPQKSQQQELILRFGANVNLGNVQPQDVLALEALRVGLRGDTLRQYYLTVCQVKTPALGPTSVKSGVERGVNHPLS, translated from the coding sequence ATGAGTAAGCAGGATAAAGCGTGGTTTGATATTCTTGATTTTCCTCATCCCGATCGGACAGAAAAACCTCGCCAACGCGGCCTGACCATGGTTATTGATAAAGGGTTGGGTTTAACAGATACGCGCGACCTAATGGAACTTGCCAGCGATTATGTTGATCAAGTGAAGTTAACCTTTGGTACATCGGCGTTTTATAAGACGCGATTATTGCGGCAAAAAATCGAACTGGTAAAATCTTACGGTGTAGACATATTCCCAGGAGGTACGTTTTTAGAACTAGCCTTACTCCAAGGCCGCGTTGTAGAATATTTTGATCGCGCTCGCGAGTTAGGTTTTACCGGGATCGAAATTTCGGATGGAACCATTTCCCTGGATCAAGAAACTCGGTGGCAAACCATTCAACTTGCCCGGGCATACGGGTTCTCTTTGGTACTGAGTGAAGTAGGCAAAAAAGACGTTCGAGATAAAGTTACCGGTTTAGCCTTGTGGCAACAAGTTAATCACGATCTGGAAGCTGGCGCTGATACAGTAATCGTTGAAGGCCGAGAAAGTGGGGAAGGTGTTGTCATTTATGACGATGAAGGGCGTGTCATTGAGGAAGAGTTACAAGAACTCGTTTCTCACATCACGGACCCCAGCCGCATATTATGGGAAGCTCCCCAGAAGAGCCAACAGCAAGAACTCATCTTACGATTTGGCGCAAATGTTAATCTTGGCAATGTACAACCTCAGGATGTTTTGGCGTTAGAAGCATTGCGGGTTGGGTTGCGGGGCGATACGCTTCGTCAGTACTATTTAACTGTATGCCAAGTCAAAACGCCAGCACTCGGACCAACATCTGTGAAGAGTGGCGTGGAAAGAGGTGTCAATCATCCGCTCAGTTGA
- a CDS encoding MFS transporter, which produces MAQQAQVHNQQSTTSDKDQRSHTWKLWVLATVPFIMVLGNSMLIPVLPKMMKVMHLSLFQVGLIITIFSIPAGIIIPFAGALSDRIGRRVIMTPALLTYGIAGLGAGISAWLIPNPYYWIMGFRLLQGIGAGGTYQLAMAVAGDMFQSEKRAGALGTLEAANGLGKVISPIAGSALALIIWFAPFFVYGLLSFPIAAGIWFLIKEPKNQKAQGGLGEYWKGLKTTFATKTASILTTFLGGSVVLFILFGVLSYLADILEKDFGYGEFTRGLIIAIPVLASAVTSYVSGTVLQKRLAQWSRPIVVIGMALIALAMAIEPFFATTNPFLAIAVLVFQGIGTGSVLPSINTLVTSATTSKERGVVTSLYGSVRFFGVAMGPPIFAMAMAHRYLTFWGAAVLAAITAVLSWFFINEKQMLPKSIRGGGSGGGGQPHHKEKTESPKKPARSLRPSRSPLR; this is translated from the coding sequence ATGGCTCAGCAAGCCCAGGTACACAATCAACAAAGCACAACCAGCGACAAAGATCAACGCTCACACACATGGAAGTTATGGGTGTTGGCAACAGTCCCTTTTATTATGGTTCTCGGCAATTCGATGCTGATCCCCGTTTTACCAAAAATGATGAAGGTGATGCATTTATCCCTTTTCCAAGTTGGGTTAATCATTACAATTTTTTCGATTCCCGCAGGAATTATTATTCCCTTTGCCGGTGCCTTATCTGACCGCATTGGGCGCCGTGTCATCATGACCCCGGCCCTGTTAACCTATGGAATTGCAGGACTGGGAGCAGGAATTTCAGCCTGGTTAATTCCCAATCCCTATTATTGGATTATGGGCTTTCGTTTACTGCAAGGTATCGGCGCGGGAGGAACCTACCAACTGGCAATGGCAGTGGCTGGCGACATGTTTCAATCCGAAAAACGGGCCGGCGCATTAGGAACGCTGGAAGCCGCCAATGGATTGGGAAAGGTCATTTCCCCCATTGCAGGTTCCGCTCTCGCTTTGATTATTTGGTTTGCACCCTTTTTTGTTTACGGCCTTCTATCGTTCCCCATTGCAGCAGGAATTTGGTTTTTGATTAAGGAACCCAAAAACCAAAAGGCTCAAGGAGGCCTCGGTGAATACTGGAAAGGATTAAAAACAACCTTCGCAACCAAGACAGCATCCATTCTCACTACCTTCTTAGGTGGTTCCGTGGTTCTTTTTATTTTGTTTGGTGTTCTGAGTTACCTCGCTGACATTTTAGAAAAAGACTTTGGTTATGGAGAATTTACGCGCGGGCTCATCATTGCTATTCCCGTCCTGGCTTCTGCCGTCACTTCGTATGTGTCCGGCACGGTCCTACAAAAACGTTTAGCGCAATGGTCACGTCCCATTGTCGTGATTGGCATGGCTCTCATTGCCTTAGCTATGGCCATAGAGCCTTTTTTCGCGACGACCAACCCGTTTTTAGCGATCGCCGTTTTGGTATTTCAAGGTATTGGAACTGGCAGTGTTCTGCCCTCTATTAATACCCTGGTTACGAGTGCCACCACATCCAAAGAACGGGGTGTAGTAACAAGCCTCTATGGTAGCGTCAGATTTTTCGGGGTCGCTATGGGTCCGCCCATCTTTGCTATGGCGATGGCACACCGCTATCTCACCTTTTGGGGCGCGGCTGTTCTTGCCGCCATCACTGCTGTGCTGTCCTGGTTCTTTATTAACGAAAAACAAATGTTGCCCAAATCAATTCGCGGTGGTGGCAGCGGTGGCGGCGGACAACCCCACCATAAGGAAAAGACAGAATCGCCCAAAAAGCCAGCACGTTCGCTCCGACCCTCGCGTTCACCCCTTCGCTAA
- a CDS encoding patatin-like phospholipase family protein, protein MRKNGIALALSSGGARGLAHIGVLKVLERYQIPILAIAGSSMGGVIGSLYATGYSADMIEDIAKGIRRSHWIDFSVSRMGLLAGKKLEGLINLFTQGKTFEDCQPPLQVVAVDIEKGSEVILKSGPLAQAIRATASIPGIFSPVVMDGRILVDGGIINRVPVNVIKSVPNSIVVAVDVGVDLAPRVQSMFDVLFQTFDIMARELRQCQPIDADVVIEPHVGFSRESHVSHVEEIIRAGEKACEQAIPYIQQLLNDDQGGVQ, encoded by the coding sequence ATGAGAAAGAATGGGATTGCATTAGCATTGTCGTCAGGAGGAGCCAGAGGTTTGGCGCATATAGGCGTTTTGAAAGTTTTAGAACGCTATCAGATACCGATTTTGGCTATTGCTGGTTCCTCGATGGGTGGCGTTATTGGGTCGTTATATGCGACGGGTTATTCGGCCGACATGATTGAAGATATTGCAAAAGGCATAAGACGGAGTCATTGGATTGATTTTTCTGTGTCACGCATGGGACTTCTTGCGGGAAAAAAACTTGAAGGACTCATTAATTTATTTACACAAGGCAAGACCTTCGAAGATTGTCAGCCTCCTCTTCAGGTCGTTGCGGTCGACATTGAAAAGGGGTCAGAGGTTATTTTGAAGTCTGGGCCTTTGGCCCAGGCGATACGAGCCACTGCGTCCATTCCGGGCATATTTAGTCCGGTAGTCATGGATGGGCGCATTTTAGTGGATGGGGGTATTATTAATCGTGTACCGGTTAATGTCATTAAATCTGTGCCAAATAGTATTGTGGTAGCAGTTGATGTCGGAGTTGACTTGGCTCCTCGCGTACAATCGATGTTTGATGTACTATTTCAGACGTTTGATATCATGGCGCGGGAATTGCGACAGTGTCAGCCCATTGATGCGGATGTGGTCATTGAGCCGCACGTTGGATTCAGTCGTGAATCGCATGTGAGTCATGTGGAGGAGATCATTCGCGCCGGCGAAAAAGCCTGTGAGCAGGCTATTCCTTATATTCAACAGCTACTTAATGACGATCAAGGAGGCGTTCAATGA
- a CDS encoding extracellular solute-binding protein, whose product MMKHKKLNAVMATLSLLSILTGCGTSSSINTPHTSSTVHVAYAGSLELLNNQFLGPAFEKSYHVHYQGQGGGSYGIAHEIVAGSIPANVFESIGYGPVKVLEPAKTSWAIAIASSPLVVAYNPHSRFAPELNQIRRGQKPLKDLFQLMAQNGFKLGRTNPNTDPQGQAFVMAIELAQKTYHLSPDIVSRILGPINTGGEIYTEEGILSLLQSGGLDASSAFLSEAVQRHLDYIMLPPTLNFSDPALASWYHSVHVTLSNGTVVYGTPLTIDVTTVGKPANPNAIQFVRFLLSKSGQSIFQHEGYHLFSPYVMGKSTALPQALRQELNHA is encoded by the coding sequence ATGATGAAACATAAAAAACTTAATGCCGTTATGGCAACCTTGAGTCTCTTAAGTATCCTCACAGGCTGCGGTACCTCTTCGTCTATTAATACCCCGCATACCTCTTCCACTGTCCATGTCGCTTACGCGGGATCCTTAGAACTTTTAAATAATCAATTTCTTGGTCCGGCTTTTGAAAAGTCCTATCACGTTCATTATCAAGGACAAGGAGGAGGTTCCTATGGAATCGCCCATGAAATTGTTGCAGGCAGCATTCCTGCCAACGTCTTTGAAAGTATCGGATATGGCCCGGTGAAAGTTCTCGAACCCGCCAAAACATCGTGGGCCATCGCCATCGCTTCCAGTCCTCTGGTTGTCGCCTATAATCCGCATTCGCGATTCGCTCCTGAACTGAATCAAATCCGCAGAGGCCAAAAGCCTTTGAAAGACTTGTTCCAACTCATGGCCCAAAACGGATTTAAGTTGGGACGTACCAATCCCAATACCGATCCTCAAGGTCAAGCGTTTGTCATGGCCATCGAGTTGGCCCAGAAAACCTACCATTTATCTCCCGATATTGTCTCGCGCATTTTGGGGCCGATAAATACGGGAGGGGAAATCTATACAGAAGAGGGGATTTTGTCCCTACTTCAATCAGGAGGGTTAGATGCTTCCAGTGCATTTTTGTCGGAAGCCGTCCAACGCCATCTGGACTATATTATGTTACCCCCAACCTTAAACTTTTCCGATCCGGCCCTGGCATCGTGGTACCATAGTGTTCATGTAACGCTCTCCAATGGAACAGTCGTTTACGGCACTCCCTTGACAATCGATGTCACGACAGTAGGTAAACCGGCTAATCCCAATGCCATCCAGTTCGTAAGATTTCTGTTGTCCAAGTCAGGGCAAAGCATTTTTCAACATGAGGGCTATCATCTGTTCTCGCCCTATGTGATGGGAAAGTCCACTGCGCTGCCCCAGGCCTTGCGTCAGGAATTAAATCATGCTTAA
- a CDS encoding DUF441 domain-containing protein has protein sequence MFTTETIGLMILLLLGMWARSNLVAASAAILLVIRFTRMTFLYPVLERRGVEIGLLFLTMAMLVPFALGKVNIKEVFQSFLTIPGILAVVGGAVATNLNGRGLQLLAENSHLMFGLIVGSIIGIVFWGGIPVGPLMAAGTTYLMLEVIGWLGHLMR, from the coding sequence ATGTTTACCACAGAAACCATCGGTCTCATGATCTTGTTGCTTTTGGGAATGTGGGCCCGGTCCAATCTTGTTGCTGCATCCGCAGCGATATTGTTGGTGATTCGGTTTACGAGAATGACCTTCTTGTATCCCGTCCTTGAACGTCGGGGTGTCGAAATCGGGTTGCTCTTTTTAACCATGGCCATGCTGGTGCCTTTTGCACTGGGAAAGGTCAATATCAAAGAAGTTTTTCAAAGTTTCTTGACAATTCCAGGAATTTTGGCGGTGGTCGGGGGAGCGGTGGCAACGAACCTCAATGGTCGTGGATTGCAACTGCTAGCAGAAAACAGCCATCTGATGTTTGGGCTGATTGTGGGTTCTATTATTGGCATTGTGTTTTGGGGAGGGATTCCGGTGGGGCCTTTGATGGCGGCCGGGACGACCTATTTAATGCTGGAAGTTATTGGATGGTTAGGACATTTGATGCGCTAA
- the coaD gene encoding pantetheine-phosphate adenylyltransferase: protein MMGRLAVYPGSFDPIHFGHIDVIERAAKLFDTLIVAVFVNTAKTPLFTDTERLELVKAATQHVPNVVVERSTDLLVRYATTRGVDAIVRGLRAVLDFDYEFQIALMNKKMAPELETIFILTGEKYSYLSSTLIKELASYGADLQDLVPRHVAMALHEKYHRNRG from the coding sequence ATGATGGGGAGATTGGCAGTCTATCCGGGATCTTTTGACCCTATCCATTTCGGTCATATTGACGTTATTGAACGAGCGGCCAAGTTGTTTGATACTTTAATAGTGGCAGTCTTTGTCAACACGGCCAAGACACCTTTATTTACCGATACGGAGCGGCTTGAACTGGTGAAGGCGGCCACTCAACATGTTCCGAATGTCGTTGTGGAAAGAAGTACCGATCTTCTCGTGCGTTATGCCACGACACGGGGTGTCGATGCGATTGTACGCGGGTTGCGAGCCGTTTTAGATTTTGATTACGAATTTCAAATTGCCTTGATGAACAAAAAAATGGCGCCAGAATTGGAAACCATTTTCATTTTGACTGGAGAAAAATATTCCTATTTAAGTTCGACCCTGATAAAGGAATTAGCATCATATGGAGCGGATTTGCAAGATTTAGTTCCGCGGCACGTTGCGATGGCCTTGCACGAAAAATATCACAGAAATCGAGGATGA
- a CDS encoding YqhV family protein, which produces MSSDMYLKGMVLIRLISASIEFTGAFLMWRYQRLDMAVRINGLLGLAGPIILTTTMLLGIAGLAATKVPLAKIAWIGAGVVMILWGTTR; this is translated from the coding sequence ATGTCAAGTGATATGTATTTAAAAGGTATGGTTTTGATTCGATTAATTTCGGCATCGATCGAATTTACGGGTGCATTTTTAATGTGGCGATATCAACGTTTGGATATGGCTGTTCGCATTAACGGATTATTAGGTCTTGCTGGTCCCATTATTTTGACTACGACAATGCTCTTGGGTATTGCGGGATTGGCTGCAACGAAAGTTCCGCTGGCGAAAATTGCCTGGATTGGGGCCGGGGTTGTCATGATTCTGTGGGGGACGACCCGATGA
- a CDS encoding ATP-binding cassette domain-containing protein, translating into MTLTASFQGHDFLQGEGEWHEGLHAIIGPSGSGKTTLLRLLAGLGKGVPRIAFNHSVWQDGNKHVPAYQRPICYVPQHPSLIPFRTIRQQIQWVMAESLEPSVLTKWAERLEILSLLDRYPQSLSGGQQQRAAVLRALATRQPVLLLDEALSQVEERLRRQCLQWFRNEPPVPWIFYSTHQLQEALTFSETITVIVNGQMYSPFLPDQLLKHPPTAEIAWMLGYRGSFRLDDNRHVLLHPARVLIGAYPEQGLVIMAHVDVYPHEHGLRSHWIIKRDQPYREQWEWDLPQYPTIQHADAITLIDPPYVSFELSQKEVPTNVSSIAW; encoded by the coding sequence ATGACGCTTACGGCATCATTTCAAGGCCACGATTTTCTCCAGGGCGAGGGTGAATGGCATGAAGGCCTTCATGCCATTATTGGACCTTCAGGATCGGGAAAGACGACACTACTACGACTATTGGCAGGACTCGGTAAAGGCGTTCCCCGCATTGCGTTTAATCATAGCGTATGGCAAGACGGCAACAAGCACGTCCCTGCCTATCAGCGCCCGATATGCTATGTGCCTCAGCATCCTAGTCTTATTCCTTTTCGCACCATTCGCCAACAAATACAATGGGTGATGGCCGAGTCTTTGGAACCATCCGTCTTAACAAAGTGGGCTGAACGCCTCGAAATCCTGTCCCTTTTAGATCGCTATCCCCAATCGTTATCGGGTGGCCAACAACAGCGCGCCGCCGTATTACGCGCCTTAGCCACCCGCCAACCCGTGCTTCTCTTGGATGAAGCCTTGTCTCAAGTCGAAGAGCGGCTTCGGCGGCAATGTTTGCAATGGTTCCGAAACGAGCCACCCGTTCCATGGATTTTCTATTCAACCCATCAATTACAAGAAGCGCTCACGTTTAGCGAAACGATTACGGTCATAGTGAATGGGCAGATGTATTCCCCTTTCTTGCCAGATCAGTTATTGAAACATCCCCCTACTGCCGAAATTGCTTGGATGTTGGGTTACCGGGGCAGTTTCCGGCTAGACGATAATCGTCACGTATTACTGCATCCCGCCCGGGTTCTGATTGGCGCCTATCCCGAGCAAGGCCTGGTTATCATGGCTCACGTGGATGTCTATCCTCACGAACATGGTCTTAGAAGCCATTGGATTATCAAGCGCGATCAGCCTTATCGTGAACAATGGGAATGGGATCTTCCCCAATACCCTACCATTCAACATGCTGACGCTATCACGTTGATTGACCCACCCTATGTTTCTTTTGAGCTTTCTCAAAAGGAGGTGCCCACGAATGTCTCCTCTATCGCTTGGTAA
- a CDS encoding alpha/beta-type small acid-soluble spore protein: MARGSNTGNRALVQGAQKALDQFKYEVAHELGLQGVEDGYWGEIPARQCGAVGGHMVRKMIEMAEQNMAGRTNR, encoded by the coding sequence ATGGCACGAGGAAGCAACACCGGCAACCGCGCCTTGGTACAAGGAGCCCAAAAGGCTCTTGACCAGTTCAAATACGAAGTCGCTCACGAACTCGGTCTGCAAGGCGTTGAAGACGGCTACTGGGGTGAAATTCCCGCCCGCCAATGCGGAGCGGTGGGAGGACACATGGTGCGCAAAATGATTGAAATGGCCGAACAAAACATGGCAGGTCGCACCAACCGTTAA